The DNA window AGCTCCTCGGAGGAGCCGTGGACCGGCAGCGAGGTCTCGCTTACCCGCCTGCGCCGGGGCAAGGGGAGCTGGGAGAGGGCCCTGAGGGCCCACCGCGTGGCCGTGGAGGCACTGGAGAAGGCCTACGAGGAGCTGCGGGAGGGACGCATCCCCGACCCCGCCGCCGCCCGGGCCTGCGTGCAGGAGTTCTCGGGGCTCCTGGCGGACAACCCCAGCCTGGTCAAGGGGCTGGTTCTGCTCAAGGACTACGACCGGTACACCTTCCACCACAGCGTGAACGTGTGCCTGCTCACCCTGCTCCTGGGGCGCCAGCGGGAGGTGCCGGAAGACGAGCTCGACAGCCTGGGGGTGGCGGGCCTGCTTCACGACATCGGGAAGACCCGGACCCCGGCCGACGTGGTGCGAAAGCCCGGACGCCTCTCCGCCGACGAGTGGACGGCCATGCTGCGGCACCCGGAGCACGGGCGAGACATCCTGCAAGAGATGGGGGGCGTGCCGGCGCCGGTCCCCCAGTTGGTCTACGAGCACCACATGCGCCACGACGGGGGGGGATACCCGTCGCGGTCCCCGGGGTATCGACTGCACCCCGACACGCCGCTCGTCACCCTGGCCGATGTCTACGACGCCATGACCACCCACCGCACCTACAGCGCGCCGCTTGCCCTGCCCGAGGCGGTCGGTGCCCTGGAGCGGCTGCGGGGGAGCCACTTTCCTTCGGAGTTCCTGGACGGCTTTCTCCAGGCGATGGGGCGCATTCCGGTGGGCTCGGTGGTGCGGCTCGCCACCGGGGAGGTGGCGGTGGTCATCCGCCTGGGGCCCGGCGGCGAGGTCGAAGCGGTGCGGGTGGCGATCGACCGGAGCGGGGCGCGGCTGCCCCTGGCCGAGACCGCGGTGCGGGAGATTCGCCCCTCGGCCGTGGTCCACTGGGTCAACCCCCTGGCCCACGGGATCGACCCGCTGGAGGTGCTCAGCTACGATTCGTGAAGGCCAGACGGCCCAGGGCCTCGACCGCGGCGGCGCGAACCCCCGGATCGGGGTGGGAGGCCAGGGCTGTCAAGGCAGGGGCCGAGGGAGCGTGGCCCAGGTGGCCCAGGGCGGCGGCAGCCCCCGCCTGCACCTGCGGCTCGGGGTCGTCCAGGAGGGGCGCCACCTGAGCCGCGGCGCGGCGATCGCCCAGCGCACCGAGGACCTCTGCGGCCCGAGCCCGCACCAGCGGGCTCTCGTCGCCCAAGAGCCGCGCCAGGTGGGCGGTGGCCCGCCAGTCGCGAAAATCAGAGGCCAGATCCAGGGCCGCCAGGCGCACGTCCACGGCCGGATGGGCCAGCGCCTGGAGGGCGAACTTGAGGCAGGTCTCGTCCCGCAG is part of the Thermodesulfobacteriota bacterium genome and encodes:
- a CDS encoding HEAT repeat domain-containing protein, translating into METRRRVLLTRLQDPDPGVRTAAARALDRLDALEALPAVLGNLREKRREEWVGLLRSLEGLRDETCLKFALQALAHPAVDVRLAALDLASDFRDWRATAHLARLLGDESPLVRARAAEVLGALGDRRAAAQVAPLLDDPEPQVQAGAAAALGHLGHAPSAPALTALASHPDPGVRAAAVEALGRLAFTNRS
- a CDS encoding HD domain-containing phosphohydrolase, giving the protein MRSRLDRGRAEGLVRALAGLVKTQALYPEGHAAALRAAQTLGEALGRVLSEGTPVLLGAAEGYLVVGDVAFLDPQPQAAELFGLLEGRGVEGVILEPEASAGELARFCAWLRSSSEEPWTGSEVSLTRLRRGKGSWERALRAHRVAVEALEKAYEELREGRIPDPAAARACVQEFSGLLADNPSLVKGLVLLKDYDRYTFHHSVNVCLLTLLLGRQREVPEDELDSLGVAGLLHDIGKTRTPADVVRKPGRLSADEWTAMLRHPEHGRDILQEMGGVPAPVPQLVYEHHMRHDGGGYPSRSPGYRLHPDTPLVTLADVYDAMTTHRTYSAPLALPEAVGALERLRGSHFPSEFLDGFLQAMGRIPVGSVVRLATGEVAVVIRLGPGGEVEAVRVAIDRSGARLPLAETAVREIRPSAVVHWVNPLAHGIDPLEVLSYDS